One Vigna unguiculata cultivar IT97K-499-35 chromosome 7, ASM411807v1, whole genome shotgun sequence genomic region harbors:
- the LOC114190276 gene encoding F-box/kelch-repeat protein At3g23880-like codes for MSSPQNSCVLSQDMIMEILSWLPVKDLLRFKCVSRWFHHLVTNPAFVKLHLQRSSKNTHILLTFEDWDKRRDYAIVCPVQDLFDNPSSTLQTLHHKHLPFNRSYAILGACNGLVCLQDSCFEDKFKEYWFRIGNPTTRVMTKDSPHIRLNLSDYKHPFMFGFGYDEWNDTYQVVLLDNNKNQSQKLEVRVCCLGDTCWRNTLTCDAVAPMIGLQSHGTCGAFVSGTLNWLVYPKSRCSDDDERGGTKMNELEIFCYDLKKKTCSYFSMPDGILEVPPFDTELKVLNGCLCLSHHHDDNFFVWLKRDFSDEKSWSKLLNYKNRPSTCYCCRHYMEIICIREKDDVVLLADTGLQAEFTLCNIRDNRIKVREIYNENKQSLFSYDYVQSLVFPCRN; via the coding sequence ATGTCTTCTCCTCAGAATAGTTGTGTTCTCTCCCAAGATATGATCATGGAAATTTTGTCGTGGCTTCCTGTGAAGGATCTCCTGCGATTCAAGTGCGTTTCAAGATGGTTCCACCATCTTGTCACAAATCCTGCATTTGTGAAACTTCACCTTCAAAGGTCTTCAAAAAACACTCACATCCTATTGACCTTTGAAGACTGGGACAAAAGAAGGGATTATGCCATAGTTTGTCCTGTACAAGATTTATTTGACAACCCATCATCCACCCTTCAAACTTTACATCACAAACATCTCCCATTCAACCGCAGTTACGCTATCTTGGGTGCCTGCAACGGCTTGGTATGCTTACAAGATTCTTGTtttgaagataaatttaaagaatactgGTTTCGGATTGGGAATCCAACAACAAGGGTCATGACTAAAGACTCTCCACATATTCGTCTTAATCTCAGCGATTATAAACATCCTTTCATGTTTGGATTTGGGTATGATGAATGGAATGACACCTACCAAGTTGTGCTATTGGATAATAATAAGAATCAATCGCAGAAACTGGAAGTAAGAGTTTGTTGTTTAGGAGATACTTGTTGGAGAAATACTTTAACTTGTGATGCTGTTGCCCCTATGATTGGGCTTCAAAGTCATGGAACTTGTGGTGCTTTTGTGAGTGGGACTTTAAATTGGTTAGTATATCCCAAATCCCGCTGTAGTGATGATGATGAACGAGGAGGAACTAAAATGAACGAGTTAGAAATATTTTGTTACGATCTAAAGAAGAAGACTTGTAGTTATTTTTCTATGCCAGATGGCATTTTAGAAGTCCCTCCTTTTGACACTGAGCTTAAGGTTTTGAATGGTTGTTTGTGTCTTTCTCATCAtcatgatgataatttttttgtgtggCTAAAGAGGGACTTCAGTGATGAAAAATCTTGGTCAAAGTTGCTGAATTATAAGAATCGTCCTTCAACTTGTTATTGCTGTCGACATTACATGGAAATAATTTGTATCCGTGAGAAAGATGATGTTGTGCTGCTTGCAGATACAGGTTTGCAAGCAGAATTTACCTTGTGCAATATCAGAGACAATAGAATAAAGGTTCGCGAAATTTATAACGAGAACAAACAGTCTCTTTTCTCTTATGATTATGTTCAGAGCTTGGTTTTTCCGTGTAGGAATTAA